In Euphorbia lathyris chromosome 2, ddEupLath1.1, whole genome shotgun sequence, the sequence cttatttttatttaaggtaGATTGTATTTCCTATTCTGATTTAAGgtatgttagaattattagggtgatttaaggtaggttatattttctattcttatttaaggtaggttagAATTATAAGGGCGATAATTTGTTAGGCCAACTGTATTTTCCTTCCCGTTTAATTGATTATATAATTGGTTAATgaaatctttctttttttaattctatatTCTTCTCTATATTCTCTCTGTTTCTCATTCGTTTTTCTTCCTATTCTAAAATTCTAGTTCATGAGAATTCTAGTTCTGACATCATCTCCTCAATTTCCTCTCTAAAGTGAAATCTAATTGTTTGCAATTTCAGTTTCATGTATTGTTTTTCCTACCGTTTCTTTTGGTTGTTGATTAAATCCTAAAATTTGTGTACATATGCTAAtcaaaatagataaattaatttgGTAGTGTTTGACTTTagtcaaattttaatttttgttattgAATTTTAACTCGTTAGAATCTGGTTAAGTTTTTCTGCTATTGTACTTTAATTTGTTACTGTTTAGCTTAAATTATGCATTTTTTAAGATTTGTGTGTGTTAAGATGTTAAAATTGTTAATCTTGAAACTAAGTTGTCCATTTGTTCTTTAGCAATTCGGTTCACCAATTACTTTATTTAGgttgaaattaatatttggtATTGTAAACACATGCTATTTATTTTGATTaagaattttatatatttattgtcttgaattatatttttaatttattattggtaaaagtataagtattttattatttgattCGTCAAATAACTATACTGGATTGGACTGAAACCGAATCCCTAAATCTCCGAATTGGACCAGACTGGAATTTTCAATCCAATCATGGAGATTCATTTTAAGGAATCTCCGAAGTTCAATCAAATCCTGGAGATTCTTGAATCCCCCGAACTGGGCCGAAATGGACCCAGCTCTATAATTAAGTATCTAATGCCTCATTtgataaaagtaaaataaaatgataGATTAATGtattaaacacttatttaatttaaatgcgTTTTGATAACTATTTTTTATTAGTCAATTATgttaaaattcatatattttgataagtcaaaatattcaacttaaaatttcaagttcaacattatcgattaatatttttaaatatgtaCTTATTTTTCGTACACTATTTAATACTTTCAATAtttaatattcaacacttaaattTAAGTATTTATGCTTTCAAcacttaattttcaattttaccaaacattatTTAAGCTTATAAAAAAATTGTCATTGACacttaatttaatagtttaaaaatttatttatattaaatgtatttgataACTTCAATTATTCAACCacttaaaatattcaattaaattaaaaattacttattttgataaatcaaaatatttaacttaaagttttaaataaatattataatatttttatattcggTATTCATTGTTAATATCTATTAAATAGTTGTATCACTTAATTTTTTTCCTCATCTATAATATTCAACCATAATTACTTTTTTAAtacttaattttatcaaataatacCTTATAATGCTATTATTTTCTGATTTGACACATTTCAAATTTAATAATACAATGTGATATATTagataattaacaaattgtgccctaaatatatataatctttCCAATAAGGACAAGGACAGCTGGCAAAATCCAACGTTCAAATTTaagtgaaaaaacaaaaatgacaaaagaaagaaagcacAATAATTTCCTAATTTCACCTACGttgtaaaatataattattacttttaCTTCCAAAAGATCCGTTACCAGCAATGAAAAACAAAACACAACAAGTCAGAGGTAGGCCACCTTACTCAGAAATCATTCATCATCTCTACCGATGATTTCGACGACAATCAGCCACGTGTACGGCTGATATCGAACTACAGCACCAACAATTATTGTTTTGCGTACACAAACATTATATACCAACCGCTGCAAAATGAAACGGTCAAGTTGGTGGTGGTGGGTTACAGCGTCCCGTTAGCCACGCCCACTAGTCGTAAAACGGGAAACCATTTTGCTATCTCCACTCTTCCACGTAGGACCCACAAATCCCCTCATTATAAAACGCTAAActccctcttcttcctcttcctccgaCTTTCTCCTTATCCATGCCCTGCTTTTCAAACAAACAGAGCATGGGAATTAATATGAACATGGCTTCCTTCTCCTTTTTTCTTCTGTTCCTCTCATTCTTTCACGTTGCCGGTACGGcattcttctgatttttctgttcaattttattttaatcaatcGTAGTTTCTTgattattgtgtttttttaattcttCTTTCTATGTGTTTGTAGATGCTACGGTTAAAATCGGAGTGAACTACGGCAGAATCGCCAACGACTTACCGGCGCCGGGAAAAGTTGTGGAGCTTTTAAAATCACAGGGAATCAACCGAGTGAAGCTATACGACACTGACTCAGCCGTTTTAACAGCACTTGCTGACTCCGGGATAAACGTCGTCGTTGCACTTCCTAATGAGCTCCTCGCTTCCACTGCCGCCGACCAGTCATTTGCTGATAAATGGGTTCAGGCGAATATCTCTCATTACTACCCCAAAACTCAAATTGAAGCCATTGCCGTTGGGAATGAAGTTTTTGTTGACCCTAAAAACACAACCAAATACCTCGTTCCGGCGATGAAAAACGTTTACAACTCTCTTGTTAAATTGAACCTTTCCTCCATTAAAATCTCGTCTCCTATAGCTCTTAGTGCATTGCAAAACTCATATCCGTCTTCCGCCGGATCCTTCAAACAAGAGTTGATTGAACCGGTGATGAAACCGATGCTTGAATTTTTCCGTCAAACCGGATCTTATCTAATGGTTAACATATACCCCTTCTTTGCATACTCTGCGAATTCTAAGGATATACCCTTAGACTACGCTTTGTTTAAAGAAAACCAGGGTGTGGTGGATTCCGGTAACGGGTTGAAATACACCAGTCTCATGGACGCTCAAGCCGACGCCGTTTTCGCCGCCATGTCAGCTCTTCAATACGACGACGTGAAGATGGTGGTGACAGAAACCGGATGGCCTTCAATGGGAGACGAGAATGAGATTGGTGCAGGTGAGGAGAATGCGGCGTCGTATAATGGCAATTTAGTAAAAAGAGTCTTGACCGGAAACGGGACCCCTTTAAGACCCAAGGACCCACTTAACGTTTTCTTATTCGCTTTGTTCAATGAGAATCAGAAACCGGGTCCCACATCGGAGAGACATTACGGGTTGTTTTACCCGAATGAACAGAAAGTCTACAATATACCCCTGCCCATGGAGACCTTAAACAGCGGACAATCGACGCCGGTCAGCGGTAACAAGACTGAAACTCCGGTTAGCGGCGGAGAAGTGTCGAAGACATCGGTGGGACATACCTGGTGCGTGGCCAATGGAAATGCTGGAGAGGAGAAGCTTCAAGCTGCACTGGATTACGCTTGTGGGGAAGGAGGTGCTGATTGCCGTGCGATTCAATCTGGTGCCACGTGTTATAATCCAAACACGTTAGAGGCCCACGCTTCGTATGCTCTAAACAGTTATTATCAAAAGAACGGACGTGGTACAGGCACGTGTTATTTTGGTGGTGCGGCTTACGTAGTCACGCAACCTCCTAGTAAGTAGATAATTCCTTCTCGTTTGTTGCATTTTCTTAAAATGGGagattaaaaacaaaattaattcattttaaattaaatcattTTGATTAAAAACAATTTCTAGCAGTGACGTGTATGAAATTGATGGTTATTAGTTAGAGTAAAATTTCAACTTAGGGGGATCAAATTTTGCATATTTATTCAACAATCTAATGgtcctaacttttttttttttggacagTGTATGGGAATTGCGATTTTCCAACTGGAAATTGATTGCAAGAGAAGGATGGATGAAGATTTGCTTGTTGCATTTGATTTTTAGGGTATTTTTTTACTGTTTAGAATTAGAAAGagtactttttttatttttgtatttattgtttataatattcttattttatttttttagtaacaTAATATtcttatatatagtatatatgAAAATTATGATGATTTGTTGAGATTGTTAGAAGTTGGTTTGACTATTTTCTATATATGATAAGAATGGTAATATAATATCCAGTGGATTATAATTGGTTTATCTttttttcttgtcttgttccgATTATGCATATTCACTATTTTCTCTGTCCCATTAATGTTAAATATTAGtcattttagtattttttacgtaaattaaaaattacaattaatatataattaaattaataaatttatattatttacattaaaaACTATGATAAAACTTTAATACTTGAATCCAAAACCAAActaaaaattcttaaaaaattaatgaaatagaAAGAATATTTATTAgtgttaattatttaatttggtTAGTAAGTGAATCAATGACGAACCTTCTGAGTTGTGAATTGCAGTTGTTTTATAAGAGTTTGTTTGTGTTAATAAAATAGTAAGTAGGAAAGAATATCTGGAATAAAAGTAGGAAAGAAAATGGGTAGAAATGAAGAGATTGCATCTTCATGAAATGGCAAAGTAATAAAAAACGTTGCGTAAACGTTAGTTGAGAAAAATAGTCTAAATATTGTGAATAGGAAAAAAGGGGCCAACCAATTACCAATTCTTCAAATAAGGATTTTAACAAAGATGGTAGGAAAACAAATACTATTGTAAAACGACAAAAATAGCAGGCCTGGAAATAAATTATTCAAGTGTTTTTGTAAATTCTAAATTCTAAACAAAATATTTTGTTAtggaaattataattataaacaaGCACAAATAAATGTGGAGATTaccatatatattttatatatatatatatattaggattTCTCTGAATTgactcaaaaaaaaaagaaaagatgagCCCTTTATaacggttttttttttgttaacttttgaattttttttttaatacgaTTATTCTCTGACACCACCTAGCACAAGATTAGATTCGAATAAATTAAAATGCATCACTTTAATTAAATTCGAGGCTAAAGATTATTGTAACCAAGTTTGTGAGTTCAAAACCtcactttaaacaattttgacatagtcaattatttattttgGAACGAGCATCATAGAAGCAAACACATAAAATGAATCAACAAACGCAAACTCTAAAAATTTCAATGTCTATTAATCAAAGGATTTAcgttgttttttctattttcaacAATTCTCCGTCGTTAATATTTCAATTTCGATAAGTTTTTTCAGTTTAATTTGAATTCTTCAGTTCGTTCAGcaaaatatagtttttttttgttgttgttgttgttgtggaACATTGTTTTTCTAGTTAATCTCATTTTGTAGAATTAATTTGAACTTTGAGTTGTTCCGTCCTTCCAGTTTACACAATTTTCTGATTACAAGTCAGATAAAACAATTTTGggatttttctttataaatcttcgGCATGCTTGTTCAAATTCGAATAGACACGAAATCATTTGGCATGCTTTTGGTGGGACCCAAAGAGTCCGTCAAAGaagaattctaaaaaaaataggttGTTGCGTCTAATGATATGCATAATATGTGTTTGATAATACATGACAAGTTGGACAAATTGAAGCTCTCCACATTTCTTCAAGGCATGATGACCTAGAGTTCATCTTTCCTACTCAACAAAGAAATGGATATAGCCAACCAATTAAGAATCAAAACTCCCCGACCGTGGTCGTCGCATGGTttaatttaactaaattaatggATGTTATAGCCAAACGATTCAATGTTACTTTGGAGCAAGTTAAATAAAAGTAAGAGAGACCAGGTGGACTCAATTGTCTGGTTCGTCAATAAAAAGGGAAGGAAGTTGCTGATCGTATAGAATAATCAAAGGTAACTTTAATAGAAAATATCGGATTCCTCCAATAAGAGAGAAGAATATTACAAAAGACCCAATAATCTGAGTTGCATTCCGTTTGGAAGCAGACCAACTCCTATTGTTGCTCCAATACTTTATTTGCAAGTTAACACAAACAAGCAGACTTCTCTATGTTATTGCATTACAGAAGTGTTGgtgatattttcgaaatatcccaattttcaatcttgatacgcgtttgcggggattaaaaatggtaaaaataatgcgggcgtgccagagaagctagttctcaaacggtaaaatggtaattgaatgaagtaaataaataaaatgcgcctaaactagttgaattctaaacgaaaagcgattgacgaccgttacaaggactaaaaataaaaacaaccgTCTTGGccccgacgttacttgacaggtcggtcggaaaaacaatttttaagataagtactaaaaataaaggcaataaaacaacacaaagatataaattttttaattttcttttatatttttattgattttgtaaatattttttaatattttttgtattacaaataataataaagcatgaaaattacaacttaaaaagaaagaataactttaaagctagaaatgtaaataagtcacaaaaacaaacatgtacgggatgaaataaaattaaccgatcTCTTTGATGTCGTTGGGATGCGTGAAATTGAGGATTGGACCTCTAGAAAATCGGCTTGGGGGCTGTTGCGTTGTCCGTGTAGTGCTGGGCGAATTTGAAGTAATTGGGAGAGTTCGGGGACTTGAgcagaaatttaccaccaagTCAACAACAAAATGGGActaaattgatgcttttgtGGGACTTTCGGACTCAATTTCGGGAGCTGTAGAGGTCGGATTATAGCGAAACGAAGGCTAGTATTTAAAGTTAGTGCGCGAAGGAAGggtttagaactggaatttcagaaaacgatcgagtaaatgagtcggaataaattattgaaaattgggcgacagaataattgtttgatggttgaaaaaaccaaaagcttgattctgtttcgtggagggTACTTTAGGGGAGATTTAGAAGGCTATAGGATgtcgttttttacgaaataaaaattgagagttctagaattgatgtcaataaagagattaaaattaatttgggctaaaacgatcagctaacgaactctaaataaaatttggaaaacggctcaccagaaaggttgtttgatgaatttttcaatgatgaaaaactcaaaagcttgtttctgggtctttttaattgattgagatcaataaaaagttcccaaatatgatttggaataggtgtgtaaactaagaatgactcgaaaaAGGGGTTTCGGTGATCATGGTTTCACGGAAAATGTTTGAAGCTATGAAGAACTTAACAATGACGAAATTTGGTTTAGACTAATAAAGCTTGAACTGAGGATTGGGTAATGATTTTACTGACctaactaagagattgcaaaaaacgatttgagaattggttgattaaactaagagaatttcggatttgaagtttctgacAATTGAAAGCTTTTTTGAGGAACTGAAGATTAAAGAACTAATTCTGGGAATTGAGACCTTGTTTAgactaattagatgctaaagaaCGATTTCTACGAATCTAAGGATTGATAAAGAGGCCGAATTTggcagagaatttgagagaaaaattgagttgtctgtgtttgattgattttgagtgGGGATTGGAATGAAGGATTTgagctctatttataggattttgagcaACGAATCCCATGTTAGTGGCCCTTATTTTTCTCAAACATGATCCAACTACCTTCCCATgagttaaagaaagaaaatgggTGAGTTGGGAGTTGGAAATATGGAGGTAATGCCATTGAATATGTCCTGGGATGTGAAGACAAGTTCAAACCCGTTTTTCTGCACTAAttctctttgaaaaattctaccggcttcgttttagctccgttttgctccattttttacattccgTAAAGCTAACATCCTGAGCtttctgaaaaaaataatagCTGTCTGATATCTTGCTGTTTTGGGATCCGTTTTCATCGTCGAAGTTGCTGGACGGGTTACtgaaaaaatggtgcaaatttgcccctgatttttattatttctttttcttttcttttttatttccgttttatttttataataatcttttgatattattttctatttttttatcacatttttattttattaagagatgaatttaattaaaataaaaaactatagagTAAAAAGTATAATctatgctaaaacacaaaaaattaaattagcccCTAACAATTGCCCCTTATTTTATATGTAAAAgatttgaaaatgaattttgcacataaaataagtcttttattaatttttttattttatttttttttacccgTCGGTACCGATTTTGTTGAAGCTGAAATTGTGTTCTTTGCAGCTTCCTCGTCATTTTCCCACATGACTTCTGCTGGATCATGGCtcggaaagaaaataaaaatcaccGAGGTAAATTTTGTATGAAAATTGACGGTGTGTGATTTGCTGGATTACTTGTTGAATTTTTCTTTGAATTACAAGACATCCTCATATGCTGCTGCTGAAATTTTCGGCAATCACGCCATGCTTGTTGATGCTGGATATGCTCGTGtctgcctttattttctttcgtAACTAGGATCAATTTGCAATCTGTTTTTCTGCTCATTTAAACAAAATAATAGCTGCTGCCATTTTatttaaattgtataaaaattgatcttgagttgagcttattcctgaaaaataTTGAAGTTGAATCCGATTTGTATCCGTATAGATCTGTTGCTTGCTGAAATTGGTTTAATTCCGTCTATGAATTCGCGACTTCACTTCTGTTGTTAATAAACTTCTTTGAGCTACTGATTGGCGGAAATAAATTGAATTGTCACTTCTTTTTCTCAACAATCATGATTGGCTAATATCCGTCTTGAACCTCTTGAGCTTGGAGTTGAGAATCCATTTGATGATATGGATATATCGTACATGGCGGAAcctgcccccccccccccccccccgacgTCCTCGAGCTTTGATGTCATCGGTGCTGCACATGTTGTTGTCTCATATTTGATGGGGACAAAACTGAGCGAGTGGATGACGGATCGGGTGGAAAAGGCTACACCGAGCTTCTTTGTTTCgattgcctttttttttttggacatGTAAACAgacttttattgtttttctaaattttttatttctcttttcatttatgtctttgtcatttcatttttttatgaataatttattatctGTAAGCATGCTAAAAAATATCAATGATGCTAATTAACAgcttaaaagaaaaactaaaatgtaAAATGATGCAAAAACGAACCAAAAGGAAGAATTATAAGTCAAATATCAAAGACTCCAAGTGCTGAAACGTCAACGAGCAATGACAAGGATCAACATTTTCTGTCATTTGACACGACGTGTCAAAACCTTCACACATCATGTTAAAAGGAAGAAACTTTAACTTTTTGGCTGAAATTTTAACACTTCATGTCAATTCCAATTTTGCTAATTTTCtaactttattttctttattatttatttataaaatgccATTATGAAGTTGTTACCTTTAAAATCGAACTAAACTAAGAATTGTTGCCAATAGGAATTGTAATTCAACAGTTACCTGTAAAATCGTCATCCTGTGATCACAGCTGCAGCAGCAATCatcatcctcctcctcctcgaAGTCGTCGAAGTACCCGTCGAAGATGGTCAAGCCGTCATCGTAATCAGCACCATAGTAAACAGTGTTGTCGTCCACCATGTTTATCTAGATAAAAACAATAGAAAATAAATTTCATATGAGAATATAACAGCGTGAGCATGAatttatataagttaattattTGTGTATTTATCATCATTTTTCTATTTAACCATAGTTTAACATTCATCTATACATGGTTCACTCTGATTTTTCTGCTTAAACCAAACCAATTTTGAcacaactttattttttttaattcaaaccgaccttcatcaagttcactctctttcttttctttttaattataagattaagtttttttttaacatgccccttaaacttaattttatatGACTCTTTGTTGAGCTCTTAATCGACTAAACACATCAAACTTTACCATGTTCGTGAAACTATCTGCAATTTGATCGAGTGTCTTCATGTACTTCAATGTCACCTTCAAAGTTGAGATGCCCATACTGTAGACGCCAAAGTCAAAGAGGAGCTCTTTAGACAAGCTTTCAACATTTTTCCATGTTTGTTTAAATGTTAATGGTGAACATTCTATTATTTGACATATGTACTCTAGCAATCAACTCTTTTTTCTCGTTCAATAAAAGCGGTTTTAGGTTTTTCAtatgaacttcataatttttctcgaAAATTTttcccaaactcaaaatattaatcttcatgTTAGGAccgtaataaaaaaatattgatgAATTGGTGATTGTCGTCTTTTACCAAACGTCATATGGAAGAGTTATGAGTctattagatatggatatttctgctgtaatttaggaatataattgatttgtaattatcatgttcacacatatatcttgtgtatatatatcacattatcaatgaatggaaaggcaaggattCTACATTATTATGGTATCATGAGCCTAATTTCTTTCCTAAAAACTCTCTCCTAAAATTTCTCTCCCTAATCCCACCcaaatctcttctttctctcttcctcaTTCTGCCGTTCTTCATCCCTAAAAACTCTACTGCCACCATGCCAAACAATGAATAAAACAATGGTGCCGCCGCCGCACCAACTCATCCGGCCCTCTCCATTATCAACATTACCTCCTTTATTCGTGATCCTCTCGAATCCGGCAAAGGCCTCTATACCACTTGGGCTGAACTTTTTAAAACACATGCCCGTGCTTTTCAAGTTCTTGATCATATCCTTCCTGAAACCGACGATAAATCGGAAACCTCTTCTTCGGTTATGAAAGCAAAGAATCCAGGTTTATGGTCTCGTGTTGATGCCATCGTGTTGCAATGGATTTATGGAACCATATCTTCAGACCTTCTCAACAGTATCATCGGACCAAATTTAACAGCCGCCGACGCTTGGAAACTCCTAGAACAACAATTCTCCGATAATAAAAATTCAAGAGCCCTTTATTTACAACAAGAACTGTCCAATGCTagacttgaaaattttgatgatatctcTGCCTACTGCCAACATTTGAAGTCCCTCTCGGACCAATTAAGCAACGTCGGGGCTACCGTATCCAACGATCGTCTCGTTCTTCAATTAATTTCGGGGCTCACTGACGCCTACGAGACAATCGGAACACAAATTCGCCACAATGACATTCTGCCCAATTTCACAAAGGCAAGGTCCATGTTATTATTGGAAGAATCTGCCCGTAAAAAACGCACAACCGCCACCGTCGGATCTGAAATTGCCGCCGTTACTATCGCCCAACAGTCCCCGTCGAATCAAGCTCCTCCATATTCAAATCACGTTCGGCCTTCTTTCCCTCAAAATTCTGGCGCTGCTCGCGGTGGCCGGGGTTATTATCGCCGTGGCAGAGGCGGACGGGGCAGAGGCGGACGATGGCAGCAAAATAGCGGTCCTCGCTGGTCAGGGGCTGTTTCTTTACAACAGCCATGGGGGTACGGGCCATGGACTGGACAGGCGCCCCAATGGGCCTATCCCCCATGTCCTTATCCTTCTTGGCCCAATTCTTCACATGGTGCAACTCATGGTGCAACTCGCGGGCCTGTTTTTAATAACAATTCTTCTGCAGTCCAGCCAGGCATATTGGGAGCCCATTCGCAGGCCCATCTGGCCCAGTATTACACTCCAACAAACATTGAGGCGGCTATGCACACCTTGACAATCACACCACCTGCAGAACCTTGGCATATGGACACCGGCGCCACTTCTCACATGAGCGGGGATGGAGGTAAACTCAcatcttatttaaataagagtCCTAACACGAGTATCGTAGTAGGTAATGGCACTTGTATTCCTGTTATCGGTCTTGGTAATGCATCCttgaaaacaaacaacaaaacccTAGAATTGAACAATGTTTTACATGCCCCTAGATTAATCAAAAACCTTATATCTGTGCGGAAATTTGCTATTGATAATAATGTGTCCGTTGAATTTGATCCTGttggtttctctgtgaaggacTTGCGCACGGGGATCCCTATTATGAGATGTAATAGCACCGGTGATTTATATCCAGTCACATCCTCCTCTTCAGAGTCTTCTTATGCTTTAAATGCTTCTGTTTTATCTCCTTCAGTTTGGCACAATAGATTGGGCCATCCTGGTCCTCAAATTTTAGACAATCTTCgaactaataattttatttcttgtcctaaaaatgttgatttttctatttGCAATTCTTGTGTGCTTGGGAAACATATTAAATTGCCTTTTTATGCTTCTAAAAATATGTCATCAATGCCGTTTGATATTATTCATAGTGATATATGGACATCTCCTGTTCTAAGTTCTAGTGGCTATAGATATTATGTTCTTTTCCTAGAtgattattctaattttctgtggacttttcccttagcaaataaatctcaagttttttctgtgttcctcacattccgaaattacgtacgtactcaatttgaaaaagatatcaaaacttttcagtgtgataatggtggtgagtataacaatagtcattttcatgatttttttaacaataatggTATGCAATTCCGTTTTTCATGTCCACATACTTCCTCCCAAAACGGTAAATCTGAACGAACGATTCGAACAATCAATAATATAATTCGCACTCTTCTAACACATGCTTCTTGCTCTCATTCTTTCTGGCCTCATGCTCTTGCTCATGCGACCTATCTTTTAAATATTCTCCCTCACAAAAATCTTAGTCTTCTTTCACCGACTCAAATTCTCTACAATCGTACTCCTTCTTATACTCACTTACGCACTTTCGGTTGTCTTTGTTACCCACTTGTCCCTTCTTCCTCTA encodes:
- the LOC136219121 gene encoding glucan endo-1,3-beta-glucosidase 14-like; the encoded protein is MPCFSNKQSMGINMNMASFSFFLLFLSFFHVADATVKIGVNYGRIANDLPAPGKVVELLKSQGINRVKLYDTDSAVLTALADSGINVVVALPNELLASTAADQSFADKWVQANISHYYPKTQIEAIAVGNEVFVDPKNTTKYLVPAMKNVYNSLVKLNLSSIKISSPIALSALQNSYPSSAGSFKQELIEPVMKPMLEFFRQTGSYLMVNIYPFFAYSANSKDIPLDYALFKENQGVVDSGNGLKYTSLMDAQADAVFAAMSALQYDDVKMVVTETGWPSMGDENEIGAGEENAASYNGNLVKRVLTGNGTPLRPKDPLNVFLFALFNENQKPGPTSERHYGLFYPNEQKVYNIPLPMETLNSGQSTPVSGNKTETPVSGGEVSKTSVGHTWCVANGNAGEEKLQAALDYACGEGGADCRAIQSGATCYNPNTLEAHASYALNSYYQKNGRGTGTCYFGGAAYVVTQPPMYGNCDFPTGN